TGGGCTGTAAATCTTGAGTTGTCATACTCGTGAGCAGGGTCACCGCAATCAATAGGGGAGCTTCTTTACCATAGGACAAAAGTGCTTTTTTGGCCGCTTCCATCATATGGCCGCCTCCGCTTGCATGCACATTGACCATCCAGACGCCTAACTCAGCAGCGGAAGCCACTGATCGAGCCGTTGTATTGGGAATGTCATGAAACTTAAGATCAAGAAAAACCTGGAATCCCCGTTTTTGCAACTCTTTAATCCATTCAGGCC
Above is a window of Vigna radiata var. radiata cultivar VC1973A unplaced genomic scaffold, Vradiata_ver6 scaffold_2349, whole genome shotgun sequence DNA encoding:
- the LOC106778627 gene encoding uncharacterized protein LOC106778627 → MFTLYGPEWIKELQKRGFQVFLDLKFHDIPNTTARSVASAAELGVWMVNVHASGGGHMMEAAKKALLSYGKEAPLLIAVTLLTSMTTQDLQPIGIYGEHQEQVTRLAKLSQDSGMDGVVCSAQEAQMLRQRCGSNFQLVTPGIRPLNSVNFDQSRTMDPKEALKAGANYL